From the Balearica regulorum gibbericeps isolate bBalReg1 chromosome 4, bBalReg1.pri, whole genome shotgun sequence genome, one window contains:
- the CASP3 gene encoding caspase-3: protein MADIGDGPYSGEDLTDAKSIPGFKGKNLPASKSMDSGILPDYSYRMDYPEMGECVIINNKNFHRKTGMLPRSGTDADAASVREVFMMLGYKIKINNDLSCGDIFKLLKNVSEEDHSKRSSFVCVLLSHGDEGFIYGTDGPLELKVLTSLFRGDRCRSLAGKPKLFFIQACRGTELDSGIEADSGSEETVCQKIPVEADFLYAYSTAPGYYSWRNSAEGSWFIQSLCKMLKEHGRKLELMQILTRVNRRVAEYESCSTRQDFNAKKQIPCIVSMLTKEFYFPC, encoded by the exons AAAGAACCTACCTGCTAGCAAGTCTATGGACTCTGGAATTCTGCCAGATTACAGTTACAGAATGGATTATCCAGAGATGGGGGAATGTGTAATAATAAACAATAAGAATTTCCACAGAAAGACCG GGATGTTACCCCGTTCGGGTACGGATGCAGATGCTGCAAGTGTCAGAGAAGTTTTTATGATGTTGGGATATAAAATAAAGATCAACAATGATCTTTCATGTGGGGacatttttaaactattgaAAAATG tttctgAAGAAGATCACAGCAAGCGAAGCAGTTTTGTTTGCGTGTTGCTAAGCCATGGTGACGAAGGATTCATCTATGGTACAGATGGCCCTCTTGAACTGAAAGTGCTAACAAGCCTCTTCAGAGGTGACAGGTGCAGAAGTTTAGCAGGAAAACCCAAGCTCTTTTTCATTCAG GCTTGTAGAGGGACAGAATTAGATTCTGGTATTGAGGCAGACAGTGGATCAGAAGAAACAGTTTGTCAAAAAATACCTGTAGAAGCAGACTTCCTGTATGCATATTCTACAGCTCCAG GCTATTACTCCTGGAGGAATTCAGCTGAAGGCTCCTGGTTTATTCAGTCACTGTGTAAAATGCTAAAGGAACATGGAAGGAAACTTGAACTCATGCAGATTTTAACTCGTGTAAATCGCAGAGTGGCAGAGTATGAGTCCTGCTCGACTCGGCAGGATTTCAATGCAAAGAAACAGATTCCATGCATTGTCTCTATGCTCACCAAAGAATTTTACTTCCCTTGCTAA